GGAAGCGGTACGCAGCCTGGCGGCGGAGGCGGATGTCGTGCTGGTCGTCGGCTCGAAAAACTCGTCAAACTCAAACCGTCTGGCTGAACTGGCGCAACGCGCCGGTAAGCGCGCCCAGCTGATTGATTCCGCAGCCGATATTCAGGAAAGCTGGCTAACTGGCATTCAGTGCGTTGGCGTCACCGCCGGTGCTTCTGCACCTGATATCCTGGTACAGGAAGTGGTCCAACGTTTGCGTGCATTGGGTGGCAGCGAAGTCATTGAGCTGAGCGGACGCGAAGAAAACATCGTCTTTGAAGTACCAAAAGAGCTGCGCCTCGAAGCCCGTCAAATCAGTTAATTACTTCTGCCCGGCATTTCTTACGCCGGGCAGCTTTCCTGCCGCCTTACCAACGTTTTTTTTCTCGCTCACCTTGCCTCTTTATCGCTCATTAACGTCTCCCACTCCGCGTCTTTTCGCCATCACTTTTTCGTTCTTAAAGCCGTTCTGTTTTCCCCGTTAGCCTGTTCTTTCGGCAGGTTTTTTTTAAAGATAATTCACCTGTACGCACTTTATCTTTTCCATTTAGTTAGCTGATCGACAGGAAAAGATATTTTAAAGTTTCGTCCGGGTGATGCATGACTTTTAGGCAGAATATTTTGTCTTGTTGGGTAATGTTTGGTGCTGTATCGCCCTTTTAAATACTAATCATAAAGTTAAAAGGAGTTAAAAATGAGAGAGTTAAACGTAGCCGAACTGCAGCATATCAGCGGTGGATCTGAAGAAGCTATGTCCGGGGATGCAATGCTTGGCTTTGGCTTTGCCGGTCTGGCCGTTTCTATCCCGGTTATTATTGGCGGCGCCATCCTCGGCGTGCCGACGCTGGGACTGGGCTTCGGCGCTATGGCGGTGGGTATTTTCGGTACAACACTTTCAGGCGCAATGGCTATTTTTGGCCTGGTGACCAATATTATTGATAAAGCACGCAGCAGCCGCGAGCAATCAGCGGTGAGCGCAGAATAATTACGCGTTTCCGTTTTTAACTGGAATGCGCTGCAGCTTTTGTCGGCACATTCCAGCCTTACCAGACTAACTGAACCTGCCGCAGTCCGTCGTTATCCGCTTTATTTTCTTTTTTATCAAACGCTTGCTGTTAAACTGCCACGCTGCACGTAAGGCGCATTATTCTGCCGGGTTTATGTCAGCATGATGCCGACGTTATGGCTTTTACTGATGCTTCCCGCTGTTTATCATTAAATTCTAATTACCCGCGTTTTCATATGGCGGTCGGGAACGTAGGCCGTTACTCTGGAACCGAATGACATTATTTAACGTAAGAGAATAACTATGCATGAGGCAGAAGTTCGCGTCGCGATTGCGGGCGCAGGTGGTCGGATGGGGCGTCAGTTAATTCAGGCCGCGTTGCAAATGAAGAATGTAACGCTGGGTGCGGCGCTGGAAAGGGAAGGATCGTCGCTGCTGGGCGTTGACGCTGGCGAACTGGCCGGGGTGGGCAAAACGGGTGTAACAGTGCAAAGCGATCTGAATGCGGTAAAAGATGATTTTGATATTTTCATCGATTTTACCCGTCCGGAGGGAACGCTTACCCACCTCGCATTCTGTCGTCAGCATGGTAAAGGCATGGTGATTGGCACAACCGGATTTGATGAGCCTGGAAAGCAGGCTATCAGTGAGGCTGCCTCCGATATTGCGGTTGTATTCTCCGCCAATTTTAGCGTGGGGGTAAACCTGTTACTGAAGCTGCTGGAAAAAACGGCGCAGGTAATGGGCGACTATGCAGATATAGAAATTATTGAAGCTCATCATCGCCATAAAGTTGATGCTCCTTCGGGAACCGCGCTGGCAATGGGTGAGGCTATTGCGGGTGCGATGAACTGGAAACTTGATGAGCATGCGGTTTATGCCCGTGAAGGGCATACCGGCGAGCGTCAGCCACATACTATCGGTTTTGCTACCGTCAGGGCTGGCGATATCGTAGGGGAACATACCGCTATGTTTGCTGATATGGGCGAGCGTATCGAGCTGACCCACAAGGCTTCAAGCCGAATGACTTTTGCTAATGGCGCGATTCGCGCTGCCAGGTGGTGTGCTGGCAATAAATGCGGGTTATTTAGCATGTCCGACGTGCTTAACCTTGAAAACTAAGGGCGAATACAGTTCTTACTGAAACTAACTTAGCTGTAATTACTTGTATAAAAAAGGGTTTTTTATTGCCCTTTTTTATTTATTCATAAACAGGGGTTTGGTGTGTTTTTTCACATTTAAACTGTAAAACTCCTGGTTATTGTCTTGATGTTATGTTGCGTTAAGCCAAATTTGACCATTTGGTCCACTTTTTCACTCCTCCGTTATCGTTTTCCATCACTTTTTGTCAGGCAACCGTTTTTCTTACCCTCTACATTGTGTTTTTCATGGTGAATAATCCTCTTTTGGCTTCAGTGCGCCAAAAATAGATAAAAAAATAGCTTTTTAAGGTAGACAATCCGCAGGTCGGTCATTAGAATGCGCGCAATTTGCCAAAAATCGACCGTTCAG
The sequence above is a segment of the Mixta intestinalis genome. Coding sequences within it:
- the dapB gene encoding 4-hydroxy-tetrahydrodipicolinate reductase, whose translation is MHEAEVRVAIAGAGGRMGRQLIQAALQMKNVTLGAALEREGSSLLGVDAGELAGVGKTGVTVQSDLNAVKDDFDIFIDFTRPEGTLTHLAFCRQHGKGMVIGTTGFDEPGKQAISEAASDIAVVFSANFSVGVNLLLKLLEKTAQVMGDYADIEIIEAHHRHKVDAPSGTALAMGEAIAGAMNWKLDEHAVYAREGHTGERQPHTIGFATVRAGDIVGEHTAMFADMGERIELTHKASSRMTFANGAIRAARWCAGNKCGLFSMSDVLNLEN